Proteins encoded by one window of Culicoides brevitarsis isolate CSIRO-B50_1 chromosome 2, AGI_CSIRO_Cbre_v1, whole genome shotgun sequence:
- the LOC134831830 gene encoding uncharacterized protein LOC134831830 isoform X2, with product MQRCGLCSILSNLLRRAMCIGSRRGSGESYYQELAEANVSHSNHSRMYLTIVYKRVSYVPEVPAMDNNDSSLYIRLIPNPDVSPSSDQTAPTQFQLEHRRLSDTDRPLLEALMRQDAQRRHACTGRFLTMHKRRRKKLSTRNLAIDQAILDDILHGQVQCILDRVGNWRFNAFTLETVTGGRSLPVLCVHLFHWYGLLDHFNLDVVRVWKLFSLIEEGYHSTNPYHNSIHATDVTQAMHCFLQEKRILTHLEPLEIMAALLGAVTHDLDHPGVNQPFLIATSNHLAALYKNASVLENHHWRSAIGCLLESGVAEQIQDIRPELEEQIQSLILATDITRQQEFLAKFKRYIDPANTEDALDMTRHEHRLFILQISLKCADICNPCRPWDISKKWSQKVCEEFFRQGDFERQLNLPVTSLCDRQSTSVPKIQCGFFKFVVTPLMDEWHRFLKTDLSYKMMRHLKYNQNQWECRLQAEIAEETRTEISDAEMFDDVDEAEIDEPCLDISDSSETLLPQIVLPPYVVRRSSLQVPGGFASRNLAKDRRMSVPLHNVPKIILPPKDNSPPHAIQEYEEHDHIKFDQDSLSILSSDSDSGPRRSSAGSTEKERPLSAENLLPDCSIASMSDSAHADRLNLVLHGASSANTCNTLGIMTTSKHLVRQQTFPPLQPYVRTRYMSSTAELGACPEALVESRSTSSSSGSHIDVDFSRNPAAVVATKKESVKRKQSDVTSADRSSKLANLCAALPQKENLDPTKMRKNSSRRRGSAPVTVALPPMSAGKSSDIEPMGLFVKTDDKLRRGSMPAEVISMNATEFLEPSTPNTATTTTSVSSEYPHYANIQRRSSVPVDPASLRSSNGKRRNKSKILRRRSSGGPEQILLEGASTSGSTWLRIKRAAGEQTTRNENPLSKRRGSLPADVLTIGYSSTLRH from the exons GTAAGTCACTCAAATCATTCACGGATGTACCTGACAATAGTCTATAAAAGGGTTTCGTAT gTTCCAGAGGTACCAGCAATGGACAATAATGATAGTTCACTATATATTCGTCTAATAC CAAACCCCGACGTATCGCCATCATCTGATCAAACGGCACCAACGCAATTCCAGCTGGAGCATCGTCGACTCTCGGATACCGATAGACCGTTACTGGAAGCACTCATGCGACAAGATGCGCAACGACGACACGCGTGCACGGGACGCTTCCTTACGATGCACAAGCGCcgaagaaaaaagttgtcaACACGTAACTTAGCGATAGATCAGGCGATTTTGGATGACATTTTGCACGGACAAGTGCAATGCATCCTGGATCGCGTTGGAAATTGGCGTTTTAATGCCTTTACTTTAGAAACGGTAACGggag gaCGATCACTGCCAGTGTTATGTGTTCACTTGTTCCATTGGTATGGCCTTTTGGACCATTTTAACCTAGACGTAGTTAGAGTATGGAAGCTATTTAGTCTCATCGAGGAGGGTTACCACAGCACGAATCCATATCACAATTCGATACACGCAACCGACGTAACACAAGCAATGCACTGTTTCCTGCAGGAAAAACGAATTCTCACGCATTTGGAGCCGCTGGAGATTATGGCGGCGCTACTTGGTGCCGTAACGCACGACTTGGATCATCCCGGGGTCAATCAGCCATTTTTGATCGCGACATCAAATCACCTCGCGGCCCTTTACAAAAACGCTTCCGTACTGGAAAACCATCATTGGCGCTCCGCCATCGGATGTTTGCTCGAAAGTGGTGTCGCCGAACAAATCCAAGACATTCGCCCGGAGCTCGAGGAGCAAATCCAAAGTTTGATCCTTGCCACGGACATTACGCGTCAACaagaatttttggcaaaattcaAGCGTTACATCGACCCAGCGAACACGGAAGACGCTCTTGACATGACGCGACACGAGCATCGCCTCTTTATTCTTCAAATCTCGCTGAAATGCGCTGATATTTGTAACCCGTGCAGGCCATGGGACATCAGCAAAAAATGGAGTCAAAAAGTATGCGAAGAATTTTTCCGTCAAGGCGATTTCGAGCGTCAATTGAATTTACCGGTGACTTCATTGTGCGATCGTCAATCGACATCGgtgccgaaaatccaatgtgGATTCTTCAAATTTGTCGTGACGCCGTTGATGGATGAGTGGCATCGCTTCTTGAAGACTGACCTCTCGTACAAGATGATGCGACACCTGAAATACAACCAGAATCAGTGGGAATGTCGATTGCAGGCTGAAATTGCGGAAGAGACAAGAACCGAAATTTCCGATGCCGAAATGTTCGACGATGTTGACGAAGCGGAAATTGACGAACCGTGTCTCGACATCTCGGATAGCTCGGAAACGCTTTTGCCGCAAATTGTGTTGCCGCCGTACGTGGTGCGACGTAGTTCGTTGCAAGTTCCGGGCGGATTCGCATCTCGTAACTTGGCGAAAGATCGAAGGATGTCGGTGCCGTTGCATAACGtaccgaaaataattttaccacCGAAGGACAATAGCCCTCCGCACGCAATACAGGAATACGAGGAACATGATCATATCAAATTCGACCAAGACTCGTTATCGATTTTATCGTCGGACAGCGATAGTGGCCCACGGCGCTCGTCAGCTGGCAGTACGGAGAAGGAACGCCCTCTGAGTGCGGAAAATTTGCTGCCTGATTGTTCGATCGCTTCAATGTCGGATAGCGCGCATGCCGATCGCCTCAATTTGGTGCTTCACGGTGCCTCGAGCGCCAATACGTGCAATACCTTGGGCATCATGACGACATCGAAGCACTTGGTGCGCCAACAAACGTTCCCGCCGTTGCAGCCCTACGTGCGAACGCGTTACATGTCATCGACCGCCGAGCTGGGCGCCTGCCCCGAAGCTCTTGTCGAAAGTCGCAGCACAAGTTCGTCCTCCGGATCGCATATTGACGTCGATTTTAGTCGAAACCCAGCTGCTGTTGTCGCCACGAAGAAGGAAAGTGTCAAACGAAAACAATCTGACGTCACTTCCGCAGATCGGAGCAGCAAACTTGCCAATTTGTGCGCCGCACTGCCACAAAAAGAGAATCTCGATCCGACAAAAATGcggaaaaattcttcaagacGAAGAGGATCCGCTCCCGTAACTGTCGCTTTACCACCCATGTCGGCGGGAAAATCTTCCGATATCGAGCCAATGGGGTTGTTTGTCAAAACTGACGACAAATTGCGTCGTGGATCGATGCCAGCTGAGGTGATTTCCATGA ACGCCACAGAATTCCTCGAACCATCGACCCCGAACACCGCGACAACAACCACTTCCGTTAGCAGCGAATATCCGCATTACGCCAACATCCAAAGACGCAGTTCGGTGCCCGTAGATCCCGCCAGTTTGCGTTCCAGCAACGGGAAACGACGGAATAAGAGTAAAATTTTGCGTCGTCGATCATCGGGAGGGCCTGAACAAATTTTGCTCGAAGGTGCCAGTACGAGCGGCAGTACGTGGTTGCGCATTAAAAGGGCAGCTGGCGAACAAACGACACGAAATGAGAATCCGCTGTCGAAGAGACGGGGCTCGTTACCAGCTGACGTGCTCACAATCGGATattcaa GTACTTTACGACATTAA
- the LOC134831830 gene encoding uncharacterized protein LOC134831830 isoform X3: MQRCGLCSILSNLLRRAMCIGSRRGSGESYYQELAEANVPEVPAMDNNDSSLYIRLIPNPDVSPSSDQTAPTQFQLEHRRLSDTDRPLLEALMRQDAQRRHACTGRFLTMHKRRRKKLSTRNLAIDQAILDDILHGQVQCILDRVGNWRFNAFTLETVTGGRSLPVLCVHLFHWYGLLDHFNLDVVRVWKLFSLIEEGYHSTNPYHNSIHATDVTQAMHCFLQEKRILTHLEPLEIMAALLGAVTHDLDHPGVNQPFLIATSNHLAALYKNASVLENHHWRSAIGCLLESGVAEQIQDIRPELEEQIQSLILATDITRQQEFLAKFKRYIDPANTEDALDMTRHEHRLFILQISLKCADICNPCRPWDISKKWSQKVCEEFFRQGDFERQLNLPVTSLCDRQSTSVPKIQCGFFKFVVTPLMDEWHRFLKTDLSYKMMRHLKYNQNQWECRLQAEIAEETRTEISDAEMFDDVDEAEIDEPCLDISDSSETLLPQIVLPPYVVRRSSLQVPGGFASRNLAKDRRMSVPLHNVPKIILPPKDNSPPHAIQEYEEHDHIKFDQDSLSILSSDSDSGPRRSSAGSTEKERPLSAENLLPDCSIASMSDSAHADRLNLVLHGASSANTCNTLGIMTTSKHLVRQQTFPPLQPYVRTRYMSSTAELGACPEALVESRSTSSSSGSHIDVDFSRNPAAVVATKKESVKRKQSDVTSADRSSKLANLCAALPQKENLDPTKMRKNSSRRRGSAPVTVALPPMSAGKSSDIEPMGLFVKTDDKLRRGSMPAEVISMNATEFLEPSTPNTATTTTSVSSEYPHYANIQRRSSVPVDPASLRSSNGKRRNKSKILRRRSSGGPEQILLEGASTSGSTWLRIKRAAGEQTTRNENPLSKRRGSLPADVLTIGYSSTLRH, translated from the exons gTTCCAGAGGTACCAGCAATGGACAATAATGATAGTTCACTATATATTCGTCTAATAC CAAACCCCGACGTATCGCCATCATCTGATCAAACGGCACCAACGCAATTCCAGCTGGAGCATCGTCGACTCTCGGATACCGATAGACCGTTACTGGAAGCACTCATGCGACAAGATGCGCAACGACGACACGCGTGCACGGGACGCTTCCTTACGATGCACAAGCGCcgaagaaaaaagttgtcaACACGTAACTTAGCGATAGATCAGGCGATTTTGGATGACATTTTGCACGGACAAGTGCAATGCATCCTGGATCGCGTTGGAAATTGGCGTTTTAATGCCTTTACTTTAGAAACGGTAACGggag gaCGATCACTGCCAGTGTTATGTGTTCACTTGTTCCATTGGTATGGCCTTTTGGACCATTTTAACCTAGACGTAGTTAGAGTATGGAAGCTATTTAGTCTCATCGAGGAGGGTTACCACAGCACGAATCCATATCACAATTCGATACACGCAACCGACGTAACACAAGCAATGCACTGTTTCCTGCAGGAAAAACGAATTCTCACGCATTTGGAGCCGCTGGAGATTATGGCGGCGCTACTTGGTGCCGTAACGCACGACTTGGATCATCCCGGGGTCAATCAGCCATTTTTGATCGCGACATCAAATCACCTCGCGGCCCTTTACAAAAACGCTTCCGTACTGGAAAACCATCATTGGCGCTCCGCCATCGGATGTTTGCTCGAAAGTGGTGTCGCCGAACAAATCCAAGACATTCGCCCGGAGCTCGAGGAGCAAATCCAAAGTTTGATCCTTGCCACGGACATTACGCGTCAACaagaatttttggcaaaattcaAGCGTTACATCGACCCAGCGAACACGGAAGACGCTCTTGACATGACGCGACACGAGCATCGCCTCTTTATTCTTCAAATCTCGCTGAAATGCGCTGATATTTGTAACCCGTGCAGGCCATGGGACATCAGCAAAAAATGGAGTCAAAAAGTATGCGAAGAATTTTTCCGTCAAGGCGATTTCGAGCGTCAATTGAATTTACCGGTGACTTCATTGTGCGATCGTCAATCGACATCGgtgccgaaaatccaatgtgGATTCTTCAAATTTGTCGTGACGCCGTTGATGGATGAGTGGCATCGCTTCTTGAAGACTGACCTCTCGTACAAGATGATGCGACACCTGAAATACAACCAGAATCAGTGGGAATGTCGATTGCAGGCTGAAATTGCGGAAGAGACAAGAACCGAAATTTCCGATGCCGAAATGTTCGACGATGTTGACGAAGCGGAAATTGACGAACCGTGTCTCGACATCTCGGATAGCTCGGAAACGCTTTTGCCGCAAATTGTGTTGCCGCCGTACGTGGTGCGACGTAGTTCGTTGCAAGTTCCGGGCGGATTCGCATCTCGTAACTTGGCGAAAGATCGAAGGATGTCGGTGCCGTTGCATAACGtaccgaaaataattttaccacCGAAGGACAATAGCCCTCCGCACGCAATACAGGAATACGAGGAACATGATCATATCAAATTCGACCAAGACTCGTTATCGATTTTATCGTCGGACAGCGATAGTGGCCCACGGCGCTCGTCAGCTGGCAGTACGGAGAAGGAACGCCCTCTGAGTGCGGAAAATTTGCTGCCTGATTGTTCGATCGCTTCAATGTCGGATAGCGCGCATGCCGATCGCCTCAATTTGGTGCTTCACGGTGCCTCGAGCGCCAATACGTGCAATACCTTGGGCATCATGACGACATCGAAGCACTTGGTGCGCCAACAAACGTTCCCGCCGTTGCAGCCCTACGTGCGAACGCGTTACATGTCATCGACCGCCGAGCTGGGCGCCTGCCCCGAAGCTCTTGTCGAAAGTCGCAGCACAAGTTCGTCCTCCGGATCGCATATTGACGTCGATTTTAGTCGAAACCCAGCTGCTGTTGTCGCCACGAAGAAGGAAAGTGTCAAACGAAAACAATCTGACGTCACTTCCGCAGATCGGAGCAGCAAACTTGCCAATTTGTGCGCCGCACTGCCACAAAAAGAGAATCTCGATCCGACAAAAATGcggaaaaattcttcaagacGAAGAGGATCCGCTCCCGTAACTGTCGCTTTACCACCCATGTCGGCGGGAAAATCTTCCGATATCGAGCCAATGGGGTTGTTTGTCAAAACTGACGACAAATTGCGTCGTGGATCGATGCCAGCTGAGGTGATTTCCATGA ACGCCACAGAATTCCTCGAACCATCGACCCCGAACACCGCGACAACAACCACTTCCGTTAGCAGCGAATATCCGCATTACGCCAACATCCAAAGACGCAGTTCGGTGCCCGTAGATCCCGCCAGTTTGCGTTCCAGCAACGGGAAACGACGGAATAAGAGTAAAATTTTGCGTCGTCGATCATCGGGAGGGCCTGAACAAATTTTGCTCGAAGGTGCCAGTACGAGCGGCAGTACGTGGTTGCGCATTAAAAGGGCAGCTGGCGAACAAACGACACGAAATGAGAATCCGCTGTCGAAGAGACGGGGCTCGTTACCAGCTGACGTGCTCACAATCGGATattcaa GTACTTTACGACATTAA
- the LOC134831830 gene encoding uncharacterized protein LOC134831830 isoform X1 — MFPHTTCMLFRKATTDSAERRNDKWVLCAPRNKDSFMIKLRDKNDDSDRTINNGDQQRQQQQVPEVPAMDNNDSSLYIRLIPNPDVSPSSDQTAPTQFQLEHRRLSDTDRPLLEALMRQDAQRRHACTGRFLTMHKRRRKKLSTRNLAIDQAILDDILHGQVQCILDRVGNWRFNAFTLETVTGGRSLPVLCVHLFHWYGLLDHFNLDVVRVWKLFSLIEEGYHSTNPYHNSIHATDVTQAMHCFLQEKRILTHLEPLEIMAALLGAVTHDLDHPGVNQPFLIATSNHLAALYKNASVLENHHWRSAIGCLLESGVAEQIQDIRPELEEQIQSLILATDITRQQEFLAKFKRYIDPANTEDALDMTRHEHRLFILQISLKCADICNPCRPWDISKKWSQKVCEEFFRQGDFERQLNLPVTSLCDRQSTSVPKIQCGFFKFVVTPLMDEWHRFLKTDLSYKMMRHLKYNQNQWECRLQAEIAEETRTEISDAEMFDDVDEAEIDEPCLDISDSSETLLPQIVLPPYVVRRSSLQVPGGFASRNLAKDRRMSVPLHNVPKIILPPKDNSPPHAIQEYEEHDHIKFDQDSLSILSSDSDSGPRRSSAGSTEKERPLSAENLLPDCSIASMSDSAHADRLNLVLHGASSANTCNTLGIMTTSKHLVRQQTFPPLQPYVRTRYMSSTAELGACPEALVESRSTSSSSGSHIDVDFSRNPAAVVATKKESVKRKQSDVTSADRSSKLANLCAALPQKENLDPTKMRKNSSRRRGSAPVTVALPPMSAGKSSDIEPMGLFVKTDDKLRRGSMPAEVISMNATEFLEPSTPNTATTTTSVSSEYPHYANIQRRSSVPVDPASLRSSNGKRRNKSKILRRRSSGGPEQILLEGASTSGSTWLRIKRAAGEQTTRNENPLSKRRGSLPADVLTIGYSSTLRH, encoded by the exons gTTCCAGAGGTACCAGCAATGGACAATAATGATAGTTCACTATATATTCGTCTAATAC CAAACCCCGACGTATCGCCATCATCTGATCAAACGGCACCAACGCAATTCCAGCTGGAGCATCGTCGACTCTCGGATACCGATAGACCGTTACTGGAAGCACTCATGCGACAAGATGCGCAACGACGACACGCGTGCACGGGACGCTTCCTTACGATGCACAAGCGCcgaagaaaaaagttgtcaACACGTAACTTAGCGATAGATCAGGCGATTTTGGATGACATTTTGCACGGACAAGTGCAATGCATCCTGGATCGCGTTGGAAATTGGCGTTTTAATGCCTTTACTTTAGAAACGGTAACGggag gaCGATCACTGCCAGTGTTATGTGTTCACTTGTTCCATTGGTATGGCCTTTTGGACCATTTTAACCTAGACGTAGTTAGAGTATGGAAGCTATTTAGTCTCATCGAGGAGGGTTACCACAGCACGAATCCATATCACAATTCGATACACGCAACCGACGTAACACAAGCAATGCACTGTTTCCTGCAGGAAAAACGAATTCTCACGCATTTGGAGCCGCTGGAGATTATGGCGGCGCTACTTGGTGCCGTAACGCACGACTTGGATCATCCCGGGGTCAATCAGCCATTTTTGATCGCGACATCAAATCACCTCGCGGCCCTTTACAAAAACGCTTCCGTACTGGAAAACCATCATTGGCGCTCCGCCATCGGATGTTTGCTCGAAAGTGGTGTCGCCGAACAAATCCAAGACATTCGCCCGGAGCTCGAGGAGCAAATCCAAAGTTTGATCCTTGCCACGGACATTACGCGTCAACaagaatttttggcaaaattcaAGCGTTACATCGACCCAGCGAACACGGAAGACGCTCTTGACATGACGCGACACGAGCATCGCCTCTTTATTCTTCAAATCTCGCTGAAATGCGCTGATATTTGTAACCCGTGCAGGCCATGGGACATCAGCAAAAAATGGAGTCAAAAAGTATGCGAAGAATTTTTCCGTCAAGGCGATTTCGAGCGTCAATTGAATTTACCGGTGACTTCATTGTGCGATCGTCAATCGACATCGgtgccgaaaatccaatgtgGATTCTTCAAATTTGTCGTGACGCCGTTGATGGATGAGTGGCATCGCTTCTTGAAGACTGACCTCTCGTACAAGATGATGCGACACCTGAAATACAACCAGAATCAGTGGGAATGTCGATTGCAGGCTGAAATTGCGGAAGAGACAAGAACCGAAATTTCCGATGCCGAAATGTTCGACGATGTTGACGAAGCGGAAATTGACGAACCGTGTCTCGACATCTCGGATAGCTCGGAAACGCTTTTGCCGCAAATTGTGTTGCCGCCGTACGTGGTGCGACGTAGTTCGTTGCAAGTTCCGGGCGGATTCGCATCTCGTAACTTGGCGAAAGATCGAAGGATGTCGGTGCCGTTGCATAACGtaccgaaaataattttaccacCGAAGGACAATAGCCCTCCGCACGCAATACAGGAATACGAGGAACATGATCATATCAAATTCGACCAAGACTCGTTATCGATTTTATCGTCGGACAGCGATAGTGGCCCACGGCGCTCGTCAGCTGGCAGTACGGAGAAGGAACGCCCTCTGAGTGCGGAAAATTTGCTGCCTGATTGTTCGATCGCTTCAATGTCGGATAGCGCGCATGCCGATCGCCTCAATTTGGTGCTTCACGGTGCCTCGAGCGCCAATACGTGCAATACCTTGGGCATCATGACGACATCGAAGCACTTGGTGCGCCAACAAACGTTCCCGCCGTTGCAGCCCTACGTGCGAACGCGTTACATGTCATCGACCGCCGAGCTGGGCGCCTGCCCCGAAGCTCTTGTCGAAAGTCGCAGCACAAGTTCGTCCTCCGGATCGCATATTGACGTCGATTTTAGTCGAAACCCAGCTGCTGTTGTCGCCACGAAGAAGGAAAGTGTCAAACGAAAACAATCTGACGTCACTTCCGCAGATCGGAGCAGCAAACTTGCCAATTTGTGCGCCGCACTGCCACAAAAAGAGAATCTCGATCCGACAAAAATGcggaaaaattcttcaagacGAAGAGGATCCGCTCCCGTAACTGTCGCTTTACCACCCATGTCGGCGGGAAAATCTTCCGATATCGAGCCAATGGGGTTGTTTGTCAAAACTGACGACAAATTGCGTCGTGGATCGATGCCAGCTGAGGTGATTTCCATGA ACGCCACAGAATTCCTCGAACCATCGACCCCGAACACCGCGACAACAACCACTTCCGTTAGCAGCGAATATCCGCATTACGCCAACATCCAAAGACGCAGTTCGGTGCCCGTAGATCCCGCCAGTTTGCGTTCCAGCAACGGGAAACGACGGAATAAGAGTAAAATTTTGCGTCGTCGATCATCGGGAGGGCCTGAACAAATTTTGCTCGAAGGTGCCAGTACGAGCGGCAGTACGTGGTTGCGCATTAAAAGGGCAGCTGGCGAACAAACGACACGAAATGAGAATCCGCTGTCGAAGAGACGGGGCTCGTTACCAGCTGACGTGCTCACAATCGGATattcaa GTACTTTACGACATTAA
- the LOC134830649 gene encoding ER membrane protein complex subunit 10, producing MRFFQFVTVFILVASSKFIGNVKSEFSDLGWLNIQLFHALQGDDFTLRGNITVTNLNTGSLNINQEPLNENEKLALKSLAENNKLYRLKATIVGSDGQKYTYLTSSRACSLVRSQLLDTIWISVDHAGFVLGVSQTIPSSRKGDECGKISASDLDALEEFNTDVYVKHIEVAPVPDTATFIQKMEMERQARERGDLKDNRGFFAKYWMYIVPVAILVLISGVTNPENQQGGGGAR from the exons atgagattcTTCCAATTCGTGACAGTCTTTATCCTCGTCGCATCTTCAAAGTTCATTGGAAACGTCAAATCC GAATTTTCTGATCTTGGTTGGCTCAATATTCAGCTTTTCCATGCCTTGCAAGGAGATGACTTCACGTTACGCGGCAATATCACAGTTACCAACTTGAACACAGGCTCCTTAAACATCAATCAAGAGCCGCTGAACGAAAATGAGAAACTCGCATTGAAATCTCTCGCTGAAAACAACAAACTGTACAGACTAAAGGCGACAATTGTCGGTTCCGATGGTCAAAAATACACTTATTTGACGTCATCTCGCGCTTGTTCCCTCGTCAGATCGCAACTTTTGGACACAATTTGGATCTCCGTGGATCATGCGGGCTTCGTACTTGGCGTTTCTCAGACAATTCCGTCGTCGCGCAAGGGAGACGAATGCGGAAAAATCTCCGCAAGTGACTTGGATGCCTTGGAAGAGTTCAACACGGACGTTTATGTGAAGCATATTGAGGTAGCGCCAGTTCCCGATACCGCGACATTCATCCAAAAGATGGAAATGGAACGTCAGGCACGCGAACGAGGCGATTTGAAGGACAATCGGGGATTTTTCGCGAAATATTGGATGTATATTGTACCCGTGGCGATCTTAGTTTTAATTTCGGGCGTCACAAATCCCGAAAATCAACAAGGAGGCGGCGGTGCACGATAA
- the LOC134830648 gene encoding large ribosomal subunit protein mL64, which produces MSHLNRLNLLKFLAIRPNGVVLSRNCSKAVAKSDAKEAEEDSAPVVLMQDDEEDQEERRKRLEKIRNKSRLSKAHRNFLMEQVPYPDGPESWIHQTLKYKRGLFGKYGLASGIDPRICYPTATEKADKEEYERVAYPFTLQEMQQANAESREKKRQKIMQKEETIANKLSKLDTWLADMNARIAKKEAEAREIKERKERLVEEVRRHFGYKVDPRDEKFKEMLAQKEKEDKRMRKEARKKQRDEKVMEKFLKMEKKAEAKKAQAKEEEDSDDENDQKPKKS; this is translated from the exons ATGTCACACTTGAACCGCCTGAATTTGCTGAAATTTCTCGCAATTCGCCCCAATGGCGTCGTTTTGAGTCGAAATTGCAGCAAGGCAGTGGCAAAAAGTGATGCAAAAGAGGCAGAAGAGGACAGTGCTCCAGTTGTTCTGATGCAAGACGATGAAGAAGACCAAGAAGAACGTCGTAAGAGACTCGAAAAGATCCGAAACAAGTCCCGGTTGTCGAAAGCTCACAGAAATTTCTTGATGGAGCAAGTTCCTTACCCCGACGGACCTGAATCGTGGATTCATCAGACTCTGAAGTACAAACGAGGGTTATTCGGAAAGTATGGATTGGCCAGCGGAATTGATccaa gaatttgtTACCCAACTGCCACGGAAAAAGCTGACAAAGAAGAATATGAGAGAGTCGCATATCCCTTTACTTTGCAAGAAATGCAACAAGCCAACGCAGaatcacgagaaaaaaagcgaCAAAAGATTATGCAAAAGGAAGAAACGATCGCGAATAAACTTTCCAAGCTGGATACTTGGTTGGCTGACATGAACGCACGTATCGCGAAGAAAGAAGCCGAAGCACGTGAGATAAAGGAACGCAAAGAGCGTCTCGTTGAGGAAGTCAGACGTCACTTTGGGTACAAAGTCGATCCGCGTGACGAGAAATTCAAGGAAATGTTGGCGCAAAAGGAGAAGGAAGACAAGCGGATGCGAAAAGAGGCCAGGAAAAAGCAACGCGACGAAAAAGTCAtggaaaaattccttaaaatggagaaaaaagcCGAAGCTAAAAAGGCGCAGGCCAAAGAAGAGGAAGACAGCGACGacgaaaatgatcaaaaacccaaaaaaagttaa